CAAGCCAGCGAATTCAAGTCCTCCGAGTCGAAAAGAGgcaaaagaacaaaaaaatctatgcAAGAAGTACGTAAAACTAGTTCATACAATTAAAAGAGGATTGGATAACTCTAATTAGAAAACTCATTTATTTCCAATGCTAAtacaaagaatttttcaaaagcttCAAACCTGAATTGTCTCAAATATTTGCAGATGGAACATATGGCGGTCAcgcttaaatatatttattattaacatttataCCAAATTCAAAAGCTGGAAAGGACATATATATATCACTCAGGTACTGAGTGCAGCggaatacaaaattaaaaaaaaaatccaatcgTTAGTTacaaatttttgatttgatgCTTAGGAAAGATAGGAATTACGAATTGTTCATACAATTTAACCAACCACCAATTTTTCGATTATTGATAGcaactattaatttttaagcagatgctgaaaaataattctagaATTTACCGAATTTAGGATTTCAGAGTGTGAATAATTAAGGAAGGACTTATTTGATCCATATGAAGATGTGATATGTGAATATATGATAATTTCATGTATTTGAATAACATCGTGTAATTGACCTAATCTGGATGCCGCCTTTCAATGTCATGGATTGAGTGTGTTTactcatttaaaattggactaaagaaatgagaaaattaataaattacaacAATACAGAGAAACCTGCTGAAAACTTTGCACGAAATCGTATCCACAAAGAAAAAGAACGTttagaaatattgaaagaGGAAATATAGTATTTGTCTCGCAGAATATTACTTCTTCAAGGTGTATATTTGCATATAAACCCTAAGAGAGTAAGTTCACATAGGCACATGATATACAATTTCAATGAACTTTTGCCTTTTACGGTAACCTTCTCTGTTATCAACAAATTCAGTTAAAACATaagattgttttttattcACTGAAATTGATTGTTCCAAATATGCCACGTACCTTGAAGTAGACGAGTGTTGTTGGTTCGAACTCCTCTTCCAGCGTCAACCTCCCTTTCCCCCTTGAATTTCGAAAGCACATAGCACAATGACATTATCatacacaaaacaaaaatcccCATCCCCCATATTACTATATCGGAACTGCGTTCAGTTAACATAATGctatttcgaaattaaaaaaaaaaaggtaaaaacaatattgagtGGTACTCGTTTAGTTAATTAATCGCAATTTGTTCCTCATCGAGacgatttttaacaaaatgttgATCTGGACGATAGCAGATACCTATTATCAGCTATCACCTGATCACATAATTTTACTCCCTTTAGtgctaatttttgaaattctcaaACGGGATAATAACGTTAGAACTTCTGAGTTTGAGTTGATTAAGCCTGAGGAAGATGAAcgtgttatttcaaaaacagttaTCACGAAAGAATAGGAACGTGAAATTGGATCTTCGACCAACTAATATCAAACTTAATGTTGCTTAAGAACATTTTACTAAATAAACGCTACTGGTTGGTGTCAGAGGTGTAATTTCCGTAAAACAAGAAGTGATGTTTGCTAGTTTTAGGATGGAATTCTTGATTCAAGGAATGAACGTTTTAATAAAAGGATTGACGTGAAAACgaacgtttaatttaaaatatcaacaaatatAAGTCATTTTAGAACCAGTTCTGATGAACGTTCCACATCCCACACTTGCGCTGGATTTCGATTTCCAGATTCGAGAATTCGACCTCTGATTTACAATCGTTGCAATGGtcatatttttatcataacTGGACAAGATcttcttcattaaaatttagggtgtttcatttttcataatgTTTATAGTAGGTATTTTGACCGTCATGATCGTTGGTGGTACCTGATACCCATTCTACAGACCAAAATGGGGCTACGTCcacgatttttcaaattgcgtTAAGAGTTAAAAAAGATAACAAAAGTAAAAGGGTACTTGTTCTTTAGTTCTTTTAATGCAATGATCCAATTTTGAGCATGAATAGATGGTGATGCTTTGATATGGCGCCTTAACGATGTAACTTTGTGGTAGCCCAAGAAGACTCATTTaatgttaaaagttaaataaaaaaattaataatgacaaAAGCAGTTTGGAGTGTAGTTGTGCATCGGGGACAAGTTTCTCCATTATTTTAGAAACATCATGAAAATGGattgtgaaataaaataatgtaaaattggaTAACGTTTATCGAAAATGAACCATGAATGTTATTGTTTTGCGTAAAGGGCACTACAATAGTAAATGCgtcataattttcttttatcaaTATTGTTAAGAGGATGAAGAAATCGATAATACATACTGCTAAAACTAAATGTGCATTCATCGTTTTCGTGATCAAAAGATATTGTAATAATTGACTACTTAAAGCAATAAATTGGCGAATACTTTTCAATAGACATTACCCAAATGATACACAATGctatttataatataataagcTGAATGAGACGAAAGCTTGAGCTATCGGCCATAAGATGTCTCCACATACTAAATATATCCCACAACATGGGTTTTGGATCTCGATATAAATCTAATCTCGAGAGAAAATATACCtcgaataatttaattaacaagaattttttgtttgttttttattatcgtGCTTGTTCATGTAGACatattaaatgttattttatttgatttaatgttaaaacgtAATAGTTTTATAGATAAGcagaaaatattgtaaaatattctACTTTAGGCCCTAAATATCTAGATGCTGcagacatttttggaaaatttgctacgaaaaattccaaatctaAACTATTTCTCGTAGAAAATGAATTGCTCATTCAATGTGATGtgttaaacgatttttttgccACGATTTCGAAGAGAATTAGATTACCGAATGAAGTTTAGGGGTTCAATCAAAAAGACCTTCTCGTTTACGTGACTTTACAACGTGACGTTTATGTGCCCCACCGTTtcatataccgggtgtccaggCGAACTCTGGACATAGACGATTTATATGGGAAATtggcttttatttttatgcgccTGTGCGGATTATCCAACTGAAAAACATTCGTGACGGTCACAACATATCACTCAAGACTGGCCATAATTCCGCAATTTTATCAATCTGTCGAttagagccgttttggctcaaaacgtctcaaaatttcaaaaatgtggaTATCTCGCGTAACTGTTCAAAGCCATCATTGGTCGGATTGGTCCATGGTCCCTTCGAGCAattgctgaattttttttttgtaaataatgtttaatttttttgtttttatttacttactttttttgttgaaatttaatatgtagGCAGTAATAAAaggttaaatgaaaaaaaaagataaaattaatttgacatggGATTTTTACGCTTATGTTGTTGGCGACTTTGTGTTTGTGCAATTCTGACCTAGACTCTGACCAAACGGTGTTTCGAACGGTCACGCTggactttcaaatttttgaaatttggggCGTTTTGAGCCGAGACGGTTCTAATtagaagaataaaaatttgcgaAGTGATGCTCGGTCTTCAGTACCATGACCTCCACGTGAAACTTTTCCAGTTGGATAATCCATCTAgacgcaaaaaaaattttaaccgaTTTCTCACGTTAATCATCACCCATGTCCAGGATTCGCTTAGGCAATTACGCCCTGCTTCCCTATGATACAGCGTgagtaaaattaaatgaaaaggCGTTCATGACTAACTAAAAATTGATgacaaaaaacttaaatatttgtgTTAGACAGCACACAATTCTCTTGAGTGAAATTcttgtaaatgaaaaaaaacactaattttgGTCCATCACAATCATTCGATTGAAATCTTTAGTGATAAATCTtcttaaaacatttcaaaattaattgtttagggGGTGATGAAGGTAAAATCGTTTCAAATTCACttttagaataaatattttacaattctCATTAGCATTTGAATCATTTTGTTCACATATTACCAAATATgtatacgaaattttgtattgctAAATTCTAAATTGTAATATTGTAAACTGCTCACCTTCACATTTGGAGTCAAATGCGAAAACAGAAGGTGGATCTTATCGGTTTAAAAGTCggtttgcaaaaataaattttccccAGCTTAAGTTGTTTCTGTTATCTACATGTTGCAAATCCCATAAGCTTCTCAAATAGCGACTGAAGTGTGAAGCAAATATCACACAGAGATAATCTCTGTCTgatattaactttttgaacaatttttgtaagttGATGTGGGTTCAGCGATTTTGAAGAACAACATTCTCCtgttaattaaaagttaaGTCACTTTAAAATCACCTTAAGAATGAATTGTCGACAAATGATGTGTTAAAGTAGAGACTGAGCACTAAGCGAAAGTTAAGTACGTATTATTTCGTGgtgagaataaaaattataaaataatggaTCTATCTTAATACGCATGTCTACATTTACAGCCCAAGAGTACtgatttatattttctgaTCACTTATCGTTTCCATTATGGAAAATTCAATATACACACAGACTAATCAGATCATGCTGACAAACGTAAAACGTCGATaatattctggaaaatgtttgATGACCAGCAtacttcaacaaaaaaaaatgtttgaggGGGGGCTACAGTACCTTGAGAAGCTGTTAAATTAGCTATTCTCTCATTTACACTCCGTATAACGCGCCTTCTTTCTCTTTGATATTCTTGTGCATTCTGTCGGTGGTGCGCCTCTGCTTGCCTTCTTTTCCGTGCAACATTCGAACTGAAATACCACCAATATATTGTTATTGCAAATAACACCCCAGCTATCACCCAATATACCGATACTGCCATATTTTATGGAATATGATCAGCAAAACTGAAAAAAGCATACTAAATATGATATGACACAGATCTAGATTGGTGACAAACGCAATTCGCAAATCACTAATCTAATCAGCTAAATTAATAAAGggtgttaattatttttcaacggaACTGACATTATCATACACGAGTATTATCGATCACTTTTAGAGAACGAAAAATTAGATGGTTGTGTTTTCGGTACGCTCCCATATTGTTAAGAACCCTTTGAAtgccatatacagggtgtttgttATTGGGTGGCAAAAGGTATCATGGGTGAATGATTAGCTTATTTTaggataaaaatttcatataaaggTATGTCCTATATTGCTTTTGTTTTGATCTAGAATGTtggaagttaattttttttcaaaattttcgtgAATTCCTCTGTTATTTATGCagataattaactcaaaattggtagtttAGCATTGCGCacaaactgaaataataattatttacaacacCCTACAGGGCGTCAGTTTTTTCGCTGTCactctcaatattttacatcagaacttttttctctttagattttattcattaacttcatttaattcCTTAAATTTGACGTTAAACTTTTTGGCTCTTCAGCTTTTTTAATTAGGAACAATAAAttaagagatatttgcaaaaatatctaaccATGTTCACTCCGACGGACCTAAGGATATGGTAAAACGGCAAGGTagtaaaattggaaaatgtcgTAAATGCTTATCGAACTATTAGAAATATATCTCAAATTTTTATAGAGTCCGACAAGTCATGAGAAGAAGGGAGGAATCTTTTATTGTAGTTGGAGGaagacattttcagcaattactTTGACTATAATCCAAATTAACAGctataatttttgcaaatatctcttaaactATTGTTCCTAACAAAAGAAACTGAATAGGCAATATGTTAATAAAAGATATAAGGGATTAAATGAAGCTAAggaataaagtttaaaaatgtcataaaaaagaACTGACCGAGAATATTGGGGGCGACCACAAAAAAGTAACACCCTCtagagtattttaaataattgtgttTCAGTTTGTTTGCAATGCTAAAATAGTTGCTACTATCAATTTTGAATGAATAATCTTTACAAATAAGAaagaaattgatgaaaatccaaaaaaaaaaaattaaacttcaaaatcctgtaaatcaaaatggaagtAATTTAggaatatgaagtttttatcttaaaatgaGCTCATGATTGATTcaccaatttcattttttaccatccatCAAATAACACTTCGTATAGCTGCCAGATTATGAGGTTCATAAaatagttgaaatttggaaaggAAGCTAgtaaaagcattaaaaaaatgaaccgATTTCAGATTTCCCTAGTTCTCATTGTCTTACGCAACGTTCGGCAACATGCTTAAAATTTATGGACGGTCAAGGCTTCGTTCCGACTTACAATAGAGCTTTTTAAGATAATTTGATAGGAAAATTCCAGCTCATTATTGATATGCACTTATTTGAACTCGCAAATAAACGGATATACTCACGAaacattatataaaattcGTGTCTAAACGCCATtgaatgaataaaattgaataaatctcGATTCGTGCAACTTATTCGTTTCAAACTCGGTCCGCGACCGTAATCTTCTTTTGAGCCctttataagtaaataattgtTCCATGTCTCAtctcttatttatttattgtatttttatcattGACGTATGTACATATTCGAGGCAACTAAATCCGACGCAGAGAAGTAAGTAATGTAATGATCATATAAAGTAATAGTTACTGTATATTATATGAGGGGGATTACAGCATGTCACACAGGTATTTTCAGTAAGTTCAAGTCATATAATCCATTATAAATTTTGAGTCCTACTTTTTATTGCTCTATTATTCCTAGATGAGATTAATTCAATTCATAAATTAGCATAAGAATCATGAGAATTTTGTATAAGGAGTAATGTTACACATACAATTATGTCTGCTAACTATaacaacataaaaaatagttGGATTTCGTCATACTTCGTCGACCAGAACACATTTGTATTTGGCAAAAGAGGCACTATAACAGAGTgttaaataatgaagaaaggTACCCgaagaaaaatctttaatagATTAATTTGTAGGTGGATCACGATAATTTACATTTGGGAAAACATACTATTAGAGAGAATTTCGGTATATGTAGAAGACATTTTATCGTTAGGGTTAGTATATTCATATACGCGATGCGTTAATAATACAATGGTTATTTACCTAACAAGTGCGCAAAGTGATGCTTTGCCGCTTGCTGATTGGAGGATACTCGAACAACGTGAAGAATAGTTCATGAGATGAGCAATCGAACGCGGTAAAAACAGCATGGGCATGTTAGATaagttg
This genomic interval from Euwallacea fornicatus isolate EFF26 chromosome 24, ASM4011564v1, whole genome shotgun sequence contains the following:
- the LOC136346664 gene encoding uncharacterized protein; the protein is MSSSNYNKRFLPSSHDLSVGVNMISDLRIAFVTNLDLCHIIFSMLFSVLLIIFHKIWQYRSNVARKRRQAEAHHRQNAQEYQRERRRVIRSVNERIANLTASQAQPDDNGIYNISSRVQGQQPQYPDGYLSVDHITISNELNKPPKYDDAPPTYEEAVKLAMAHSNSIQTFQAEQVNNTRPQPHSSTSSTPTTVVVPAVASQSTE